aaaaggttTGTGCACTTTCCTCCACAGCAACCTAACCCATAACCACAAGCCTGGCCACATGATCCACAGTTAAGTGGGTCAGAAGATACATCAATGCAATACCTCTTGGAGCAGCAGACCCAGTTACCATTTGAATACCCACGAGCATTTGCAGAATTGGGACATACCCCTGGATCATCAGCACACCAAGCCTTTGTTTTTCTTCCTCTCTCCTTATAAAATGCCTTCAGAAAATTGGAATGACTGCCCAGAGAGCTTGGTGCTATGCTCTCACATCCTGCATTTCTCAGAGTTATTGCACCAACAAGTAGACAAATCATTACTGAAACTATTAGCCTGATTTTGGCTGCCATTGTTATGAAACAGATGTTAGGAGACTATTGTTAAGAGAAAAAAGGTCTTGGACAAGGTTAGGCTGGAGGGGAATTCATAAACAAAACGGACCTTTCAATCAAACTCGAACACCAATGATTTGTCCGTGCTAATTACATCAGCTTTGTCTTGCTGGGTGTCGTTTAGGAAATTCTGAGACCTTGTTATCATGAAAGACAAATAGATCTAATGAGGACACGAGGTCAGAGAACATAAGGTCAGTATAACAGATGGTACAATTGGATCAACTTTAAGTCTTTTGAGAGTAAATTTCTTGTTAAATCATTAAATTTATAATGTAACATATAGAAGATATATTTGGGAAGAGTTTATCCTAATATAGTTTTGTGTAAGGTAATTAGATAATAGAATAATTTTATGTCGATTGTAGAGTTAATTCTTAATTAGATCACCAAGTTTATAGTTTATAATGTAAGAAATTTGGGAAGAGCTTATTAAATATTGGGTTTTAGAGATGATATAGAAGTGTGTAACGCATAGATAGAAGGATTGGAGCAACTTTAAGCTGTATTTTATAGCTAATCCCTAGTTAGATTACCAAATTTATAATGTCGAATAAATTTGGAAAGAGCTTATTAAATATTGAGTTTTAAAGATAATATAAATGTCTGTAAGGTATAGATGGGACTACTGGAGCAACTTTAAGTTGTTTTCATAGCTAATCACTAATTAGATCACCAAATTTATAATTAATGTAGGATAAATTTGGGAAGAACTtatcaaattttgagttttagAGATAATAGAGAGGTTTAAGTTAATGATGGGACAATTGGAGCAACTTTAAGTAGTTCTCATATTTAATCCTTAGTTAGATCATCAAGTTCgggaagaaattatcaaatattgaGTTTTAGAGATAAAATAGAGTTGTGTAAGGTACAAATTCCTTCGAAGGAGTTTGGAGTGCATTTTAGGGAGGTTGCATTGTGTATACATTATCCTGTGTCAAAATTATGATAGAAAATTTGAGTCTCTTTATTTAATTCTGTAAGACTTTGTACAATCAACAAGTCCCTTATTTGTACAAATCCCTGTTGAAATAATTCTTGCACAAACATGACAAAGATGAGCGAGATTAGGAGAGAGGACCTAATATTTGAGCATGTTCCAATAGTTTTGACAGTGTCTGCCTAGTATTCTTAATAGTATAACACTAGTAGGTGTGACATTAAAATTGTTAATGTTGATTATGAGTACTCATAATAGAATGAAATGTATTATTTAGATCTTAAAAAAAACAGATTATGTAACATCAGATCAGTGCACAAACAAAAACATAACTATTATAGCTTAATATACTATCTATCCCTTTTTTTCAAATACATCAACAAAAAATCATGCGCATATGACCCACATTTGATTAAAATCCAAAACCTTTACTAATTTAAAAAAAGATGAACATTAAGACATTCATTCAACTAGTGAAACCTCTCCGTAATATGCTTTCCTATTACTAAGCCTTAACGTTCACTACAACAACCAGATTAATGAATCATTTTCTTAATCCTCAACCATTCTCAACCATTTTTACTAAGCTCAGCACCCTTCAGACAGTAGAAACAATGTTTACGTACATTGCATTGAATGTTAAAAGGAAAACAGAAAGTGCAGAGGATTGCAATTATTCCTTCTTAAGGTAGGAAAAATGCCATATAATCTTAGCAGAGATGAACTTATCTCGTCTTACTCAGATGTTGGCTGTACAAATAGTAAGTTATGTACACAGACCATTCGTGAATAAAATCAAAAGCACAACCTGTAAGTCTGACATATGTGTGACGATAATTTCACAGACAAAATGTGTGATGCCCATATACTGCCTGCCATCAGAAGGCACTACACCAAAGCAGGATTTTTCGTCAACActcactaaatttgatggttatATGGAAATTTTAGGCCACCTGTTATGCATGAAGTTCTTTGTTAGTCTTGCCTAATTTTATTTTGGGAAAAAGATTTAAAGGGGATTGCTAAAAGTAGATTATCTAGTAGTTAAATATATGATAGTATTTGTCGATTTGATGTTTAGTATTTTTAATCATATAGTATTAGTAGTTATGATTTTAAAGTTGCaagtattaaggataaggttggtatTCATAATCCAATGATATGTATTCTTAGATCTAAAAATAACAagtcatgtgatgccacatcaaggCACCAATCAAATATGATTTAGAATATTCACAATCCAATGATATGTATTCCTAGATCTAAAAAACAAGTCATGTGATGTCACATCAATGCACCAATCAAATATGATTTATTGCACTACTTGGGCCTTAGACCTCAAACCTTCATTCTTGTTGAGTAAGCTTgtaaaaattgggagtgatttgaaaccGCCATAGATTTTTGAGAGGTGTGaaattagggtgctcaactactggaaCCTCTATCCTAATAGTTATTATGGTGGGGTGTCTTTAGATTTGTCGTTAAAGAAGAGTAAAATATAATTAgtggaaaatatacattaatttaagttaaataaaatattaataaacagataatgaataaaatacattatatatatatacagtttTGCTTacaaatattagaaaataaaaaataattttttaattaatttatatgtacATATTTTTACAATATGTACTATTCTTAATTTCTACAATTCTTTAAAAGAGACAAAAGTCAAATGGATTCAAGTTAGACATCCACATGATCACTTTATGGTCTATAATGTACTATTTGGGGGTGATTCTTAACTACCTaaatttggccatccatttgggggtGATAGGCTGAACTAAAACTAAGATGTGTTCCTAGCTTCTTCCAAAGGGTTATCCAAAAATACCCTACAAACTTAATGTCTCTATCTGATACTATACTCCTTGGAATACCATGTAATCTGACCActtatttgaaaaacaaattagCAATATTGGTTGCATCACTAGAACTCTTGCAAGGAACAAAATCAACCATTTTAGAGAACTTTTGCACAACTACAAATATAAAATCAATTCCTCTTTGAGTCCTATGAAAACCCATAACAAGATCCATACTTACAGAATCCCATGGGCTAGATAAGAAAGGTAATGGTTGGTACAACCCACTGTTTTGACTTCTTCCTTTTGCATGCTTGCATACTTTGCATCTCTCCACATGCTTATTGACATCACCCTACATATTTGGCCAATAATAATATGTACTCAGCTATAGGTAAGTTTTATCTTGTCCAAAATGTCTTGCTACATTGCCACAATGCTTTTCCTTGAAGAGATGCTCTCCCATTGACCCTCTAGGTATGCACatttgattgcctttgaacaacAAACCTTCTTGTAGCATAAAATCTATCTAAGGTCCTCTATCTATATTGATAGAATTGTTGCAAGCTTAATGCGTCTTTGAAATCTGGATCacatataactccttcaaattGTCGAGTCCAATGCTATTAGCTTGAATCTcatgtaacaataatttttttctaGTCAATGCATCAACAATCTTATTTTCTTTCCCACTCTTATGTTTTAacacaaaattgaaaatttgaacatATACCACCCATTTTGCATGCCTCTAATTTAGTTTATGTTGGCTATTAATGAATTGCAATGCATGGTTATCTATATAGACAACAAACTCCttgggaagcaagtaatgcctGCACTTCTTCAAAGATTGTAATCATTCATAAAATCCACGGTCAACGTTGAAtacttcttcttagcatcattcagtttttcactaaagtaagccattggttttccttcttgactaaggacaacccctatTGCCAAACCACTAGCATTACATACAACTTGGAATACTCTACTAAAATCAAGAAATGCAAGTATAGACTACtcagttaccttttgtttgagaatTCTAAaactcttttcaatctctttagtCCATACAAATTGCTTTTTATAACCTTTGATTGTGTCCAATATGGGGGCAACTACATGACTACAATTCTTAATAATATTTCTATAGAAACCATCTATTCCATGAAAACTTCCTACCTTAGATGCACTCTTTGGTGTAGGCCAAGCAATTATGGCTCGAATCTTCTCCTTATCCATTTTTCAGTATATCCCtagcagggaaaactttaagaaaccccccttggacaaggtgtaaaaacctggcgaaagttgtataattccaaggaaaattttaattttactggcgaatttttgcggtttacgaagaaaaataataatctccattggcgaattagtcatgattgctcaaagtttgtgaaaaatccaggcgaattgtaatgtttttaaaacccaaaaaatatttgcatgggggaattgtaatgtttttaaaaccaaaaaaatatttgcattggcgatttcaacctattttcaaaccattaaaaaaaatattggcgagttcaacctattttcaaaccataaaaataaaatattggtgatttcaagctattttcaaaccataaaaaaaaatagtggcgatttcaagatattaacattaagtcattaaaacacgcggcacacagtcgtcaactctttGCTTGGAATACTGCTCTTTAGGGCATCTtgtgacctagcgacaagcccttacgactctctctatctccaacttgcaagctgaaaatgctaagccttcgtaacgtcaagatctagcgactgagggaaactgaactgccactcaccaattcttgaccacaaaatgttaagtcctcgtccgcgacttggagatagtggtaactttaacccttgtcgtgtactcgccaacataaaatttttttatctcttaaccgctagcacttcactcacaagctcgtggcttgatcaggtcttcagacatttaacttcacgagctggcgataaccattaaacctaaccacaaactgtctagtcgctagctcgtgacctaaaaatgctaacattaaacaaacatgagagttagcgacaactgtatgaaatgagttactcgctaactctcgcagctataatgtatgacatcagaccaactcgagacctcacaaCCACAACAATTTCAccaacaatctccagctcgctaacataaaatgctaacacccaaaaagctagagacctcacgatgtaaacccaaaccaacttgtcgccaactcgcggcttgatcatgtcttcagacgttttacctcgcgagctagcgataaccataaaacttaaccacaaactatctggtcgctagctcgcaacctaaattttttaaggcttggatgctgactcattcttgagggactagtttgaaggtttcttctgagtcgaggttgattagacaagtgaggatgatagtttcagaggcataaaaggatttgatagcttctgatttagagatgggagatcacagatttctctgagaaataagagctcaggttgcttgttgttagggattttgtagcagaatttgtccaatcaaggaggaataaaattagaacaaaagcattcacaatagatgagccttggtaggatgcaatggatttgataggcatgacttctagagtctacagtcatgttgaaaaacaccaaaatgatgatttttcatgtgaatgggcatcaccaaatgaagtgtgaaaattttataaatacaatggagtggtgacttaattggtagaagagaaaagaaacctttttcattttctgagagtggttttttcctcagaaaggaagatgatgtttgagcaggatcgtgcaaggagttgttgtgtgctctgtgatactggatgagtgtttttttgttttcttctgtgtgagtttgtttattgtcagaggggttgtgaaagtgagaaggattgccagagg
This genomic stretch from Cryptomeria japonica chromosome 8, Sugi_1.0, whole genome shotgun sequence harbors:
- the LOC131049956 gene encoding stigma-specific STIG1-like protein 4; its protein translation is MAAKIRLIVSVMICLLVGAITLRNAGCESIAPSSLGSHSNFLKAFYKERGRKTKAWCADDPGVCPNSANARGYSNGNWVCCSKRYCIDVSSDPLNCGSCGQACGYGLGCCGGKCTNLFNDNANCGSCFNACHQANCSFGICGYGY